A segment of the Streptomyces sp. NBC_01235 genome:
GACGATCGTGCTCACCACCCACGACATGCGCGAGGCGGAGCAGCTCTGCGACCGCGTCGCGGTGGTCGACCACGGCAAGGTCCTGGTCCTGGATACCCCGGACGAGCTGAAGAAGATCATCCCGGGGGGCGGCCTGCTGGAGCTGCACGCGGCCCTGTCCGACGGCTTTGCCGTCCCCGCCGTCGACGCGGCGGAAGGCGCCGAGGACGGTGCCCTGGCCGAGGGGCCCGCCGCCGAGCTGCTGCGCAGGCTCCGCTCGCTCGGCGCCAAGCAGGTCGAGGCGCTCGCGGCGGACGGTGACGGGGAGTCGGGCATCGCCCGGTTCCGGCTGTTCTCCGACGATGCCGGCGCGCTCGTCCCCGCCGTCATCCAGGCGGTCGCCGAGGAGGGTGCCCAGGTCCGCGATCTGCGGCTGTCGTCCCCGAGCCTCGAAGACGTCTTCATCCACCTGACCGGAAGGAACCTCCGCCCGTGACCGCCGCCGTCGCCACGACGAACCGCCCGCCCCAGGCGGGCACCACGAAGCTCGCGATGACCGCGTTCTGGGCCATCCTGCGCCGGGACATTCTGGTCACGGCGCGCGGCTTCGTCGCGTTCCTCATCCAGGCCTTCATGCAACCGCTGCTGTATCTCTACGTCTTCGGCGTCGTGCTGCCCAAGATCGGTATCGCGATACCGGGTTACGGCGGCCTGCTGCTGCCGGGCATCGTCACGCTGACGGTGTTCCTCGCCGCCGTGCAGGGCATCATGCTCCCGCTCGCGCTCGACCTCGGCTTCACCCGGGAGATCGACGACCGGCTGCTCGCCCCGACCTCGATCGGCGCGATCGTCCTGGAGAAGATCATCTTTGCCACGCTGCGCGGGCTGATCAGTGCGGCGATCCTCTTCCCGCTCGCGTACTGGATCCTCGGCGACGAGTACCTGGTGCAGTCCGGATCGATCCCGCTGATGATCGGCATCATCGTCCTCACCGCGATCCTCGGTTCCGCGGTGGGTCTGGTCATCGGCACCGTCGTGCCGTCGGAACACATCGCCCTGGCCTTCGCCGCGGTGTTCACGCCGATGCTCTTCACCGGGTGCCTGCAGTACCCCTGGGCCTCGCTGGACGACCTGTCGGTCTTCCGGGTCGTCACGCTGTTCAACCCGCTGACCTACTCGGCGGAGGGGATGCGCTACGCGATGGTGCCGCTCAGCGACAGCGGCGCCCACACGCCTTCACTCGCCATCGGGTGGGTGCTGGTCGGCCTGATCGGCTTTGCCGGGCTCTTTTTCTCACTCGGTCTGCGCAGCTTCAAGAGCCGCGCGATCCACTGACGCGAACAGAGCCTCTCGACAACTGGCAGATATTCAGGGAGACAGAACAATGGCACGGATCGTGTATTTCACCATCCAGGCGGACGACGTCCTGCGGGCCGTCGACTTCTACCAGAAGGTGTTCGGCTGGCACATCGAGAAGTGGGGCGGTGAGTGGGGTGGCAGTGATGAGTTCTATCTCATCGAGACCGGTACCGAGGACGAGCCCGGCCTGCCCGGCACCCTGATGAAGCGTCACGCCAAGGTGGACAGCCAGCTGCTCAACGGCTTCATGTGCGGCATCGAGTCAAGCGCCATCGACGACGACATGGCCGCGGTGGTCGCCAACGGCGGCTCGCTGGTCTCGCCCAAGGTCACTATCCCCGGCGTGGGTTGGGTGGCCTACTGCTGCGACACCGAGGGCAACTTCCTCGAGCTCAGGCAGATGGACCCCGAGGCCGCCTGACAGGCTGTGACGGCCGTGGCTCCCGGGAGGCCTGTGGCCCCCGGTGGCCCGGTCGGCCCTGCCTTCCGCATATATCCGCGGGCGATTGGTATCCGGCGCGACACGCCCGAAATGGGCGTGGATCCCCCGCTGCGATTTGTATATGCTGGCGCACGGGTCGTTCAACGACCGATCAACGGGGGTTCTTTCAGACGGGGGTTCAGACCGGCGATGTCCTGAGCGGACGTCGTGCGCGTACAACATCACGGGGGACGACGGTCTTTCGTCACACCCTTCGTTCACTTTGGCGTCGCCGAATTCTCAGTGTTGTTCCGTTCTGACGGGACACGGACGGCGGGGCATCATTAGCCGACTTGTGGGGTGTTGGCAGAGTGTCTGTTATTCCGATATCGCTTTCGGACGAGGCCGACCGGCCGCTGCTGCGACTGTTGGCCGCGCGGCTGTCCGCACTGCGACTCCCCGAGAGCGAGGCCGGTGCGGCCGACCCGACGGCCGTCCGCAACTGGCTTGCCCAAAGCAGGCAGTTGGTCGCCGACGCCGGTCTGGCAGAGCGTCGGGGCGAGGACTTCGAGCAGACCTGGGCCGCGATCGCGGTCGACGAGCGCCACGCCGGTTACCTGCCCCGGCTGTCCGCGGCCGCCGCCGTGCTCCGCGCCCTCCCGGACATCCTGACCGGCCGGCTCACCGTCGCCGACGTCCTGCCCGAGCACACCGCCCGCCCGCTCGTCACACCGGCGCTTGCGCACACCGCCGTCGCGGTGGCCGACATGGTCGAGGCCTACGTCGACGCGCGGGCCGACCTGCCCGGGCCACTGCCCGTCCGGGTCCTGGAACTCGCGCCGACGTCCGGAACCCCGGAACTGCGCGACCGGCTGACGGAGCGTCAGGATCTTGCCGAGTACGTCCTTGAGGAGCCGCACCGCCTCGCCGCCCAGCAGTGCGGCGACTACGACGTCGTCGTGGCGCGTGGCGTGCTCGGCGCGGCTTTGGACGTACGTCAGGCCCTGCGCGCGGCCAAGAGCGCGCTCAAGCGGCACGGCCTGCTGGTGCTGGACGAACCGGCCCGCCCGGCCGTGTTCGAGCACCTGGTCCACGGACTGCCGCCCGCCCGGCCGCGCCCGGACCTGGCCCGGTGGCGCTCCCTGCTGGACACCGAGGGCTTTCCGGGCGTCTACCTGCCCACCGGCCCCGCGGCGGACGCCGACCGGCACGTCATCGTGGCCGAGAGCGACGGCATGGTCCGCCGGACCACCCAGCCGGAACGCCGTCCGGTCGGACCCGCCCCGGTCGAGTCCGCTCCGGCGGTGACACCGGCCGCGCCCCGCCCGGCCTCCGCGTCCGCGCTCGAAC
Coding sequences within it:
- a CDS encoding VOC family protein, with the protein product MARIVYFTIQADDVLRAVDFYQKVFGWHIEKWGGEWGGSDEFYLIETGTEDEPGLPGTLMKRHAKVDSQLLNGFMCGIESSAIDDDMAAVVANGGSLVSPKVTIPGVGWVAYCCDTEGNFLELRQMDPEAA
- a CDS encoding ABC transporter permease; this translates as MTAAVATTNRPPQAGTTKLAMTAFWAILRRDILVTARGFVAFLIQAFMQPLLYLYVFGVVLPKIGIAIPGYGGLLLPGIVTLTVFLAAVQGIMLPLALDLGFTREIDDRLLAPTSIGAIVLEKIIFATLRGLISAAILFPLAYWILGDEYLVQSGSIPLMIGIIVLTAILGSAVGLVIGTVVPSEHIALAFAAVFTPMLFTGCLQYPWASLDDLSVFRVVTLFNPLTYSAEGMRYAMVPLSDSGAHTPSLAIGWVLVGLIGFAGLFFSLGLRSFKSRAIH